A window from Calliopsis andreniformis isolate RMS-2024a chromosome 5, iyCalAndr_principal, whole genome shotgun sequence encodes these proteins:
- the Mrpl42 gene encoding mitochondrial ribosomal protein L42, whose product MNTTLNILRTLNLSCKRYLSSGKLPHEMIIPVNNEMIACWHPEREFPYEYSLPLPEEKKVSNSVLCIGEKEITEVFRHKRKEVVIEELSKITFTTKHRWYPKNWRKRMRKIDVDRPYL is encoded by the coding sequence ATGAATACTACATTAAACATCTTGCGAACTTTAAATTTATCATGCAAACGATATTTGAGCTCTGGCAAATTGCCTCATGAAATGATTATTCCAGTAAATAATGAAATGATTGCTTGTTGGCATCCAGAACGGGAATTTCCATATGAATATTCGTTACCATTGCCAGAAGAGAAAAAAGTATCAAATTCTGTTTTATGTATTGGTGAAAAAGAAATTACTGAAGTTTTTAGGCATAAGCGAAAAGAAGTGGTTATTGAAGAACTCTCAAAAATTACATTTACTACAAAACACAGATGGTATCCCAAAAATTGGAGGAAAAGAATGAGAAAAATTGATGTAGATAGGCCATACTTATAA
- the Obp59a gene encoding odorant-binding protein 59a isoform X1 codes for MSSNNDNSENDSNSEENVYTKSFFYQNRGRSSYSQSMNNQRNSDKNDAKTYSSDRSTNENFRDFDDTKRTHRTNERNSWFSRDSHNERSNFDNGDSRSNNTTDREQNCIIQCFFDELNIVDHRGFPERDLVISVMSQNIQDSELKDFVEESIIECYRYLVSNKRNKCEFSQNLLTCLAEKGQKVSIIISCNMQ; via the exons ATGTCTTCGAACAACGATAATTCAGAAAATGACTCCAATTCTGAGGAGAATGTATATACGAAAAGCTTTTTTTATCAAAATCGCGGTAGATCTTCTTACAGTCAATCTATGAATAATCAAAG GAATTCTGACAAGAACGATGCAAAAACCTATTCATCTGATCGCTCAACAAATGAAAACTTCAGAGATTTCGATGATACAAAACGGACCCACAGAACCAATGAACGAAATTCATGGTTTTCACGAGATTCACATAACGAAAGAAGCAACTTCGATAACGGAGACTCACGTTCTAATAATACTACTGATCGAGAGCAAAAT TGCATTATACAGTGCTTCTTTGACGAACTGAATATT GTCGATCACAGAGGATTTCCAGAACGAGATTTAGTAATTTCAGTGATGAGCCAAAATAttcaagattcagaattgaaagatTTTGTTGAAGAATCAATTATAGAATGTTATCGTTATCTCGTATCAAACAAGAGGAACAAATGTGAATTCTCTCAAAATCTTCTAACATGTTTAGCTGAAAAGGGACAGAAAGTAAGTATAATTATATCATGcaatatgcaataa
- the L(2)41ab gene encoding lethal (2) 41Ab, with the protein MNLNETSTLNVLNPDDKLMEKFQKTLHTHLLEVNNRLTEEIFELEAQIKQTEKELESEGVQLYQAQQEVENQQTTIKQYTEALTKVASLREKKNHNIEDAKEILKKSKSKLKEEESEREKLSQELKNLLTFYTYLSKWEKDLNDYLKISKQMSLQDASKKKTLMNKKQQRDFILYRLKEEVWKIETEIAYLDEQLQIKDREKEDTKRMIIDANADLETLHTEYKDLHDRWKSVVANISKRNDIYDQLHSEQEEVHKLYNLLLLEIQKIKKETEKEMETNEHLTSLSCRIENDIGIMSRTLSNYNEKIMDIELQLLNITKVNEQTQHDYNVFLIEYQNCMSEEGQAHKKFEVILAKKNNLEDLIFKKLEQKVICDKTTQYVNELLLNAKNEVLEHEISVARIENMYGNNLLELEKLKNVIENQKLELQELSQKGNGKEKEMDELQKEIRKHETVIERKQRKILGINKLIEEIVSTTGSEELSPQDLKIITLQKNIQELLQNNQKAQQFWIRQQGFMVSLSQQRETQIQELNLLAKEIMIMGQKNFKLEYALEMLTKEEVNINKVIASLEQKVLRMNSDLVLQKDLKEELEDKNCIMKNECILSFQELELKLIKLQSDLKNLSTEKVMLKEELKSILQESLSWEKKVQLMQETVKKIKEDRGGGGIASMKAEIHKMETRLSYLKKIQEKLIHDMELCVVRRSIIVDRVIGKNKKNPKERHNAKVVIHKRLSNQRVTIKQLLKSIKQTDNTIKNLTTEIKDIQHQLFKCKQDLQNLKKHISSLEDEIQQLEMLKYHNLHTLVLKQRKVKQLNDIKNGTYKMIYKNESLIEETLQMERTYREYLRDVMEKTDHDFPMLQTNVRKILLTLKIL; encoded by the exons ATGAATCTGAATGAAACTTCTACATTAAATGTTCTGAATCCAGATGATAAATTAATGGAAAAGTTTCAAAAAACTCTTCACACACATTTGTTGGAAGTTAATAACAGACTCACAGAAGAAATATTTGAACTT GAAGCACAAATAAAACAAACAGAAAAAGAATTAGAGTCTGAAGGTGTACAACTGTATCAAGCACAACAAGAAGTAGAAAATCAACAAACAACAATAAAGCAATATACAGAGGCATTGACGAAAGTTGCATCACTAAGAGaaaaaaagaatcataatatagAAGATGCtaaagaaattttgaaaaaaagtaaATCTAAATTAAAGGAAGAAGAAAGTGAAAGAGAAAAGCTTTCCCAAGAGCTGAAAAATTTGTTAACTTTTTATACCTACTTGTCCAAATGGGAGAAAGATCTcaatgattatttaaaaatatctaaACAGATGTCATTACAAGATGCTAGCAAGAAAAAAACATTAATGAATAAAAAACAACAACGAGATTTTATTTTGTATCGCTTGAAGGAAGAAGTATGGAAAATTGAAACCGAAATAGCGTATTTAGATGAGCAATTACAAATTAAAGATAGAGAAAAGGAAGACACTAAGCGAATGATAATTGACGCGAATGCAGATCTAGAAACTTTGCATACAGAATATAAAGATTTACATGATAGATGGAAATCTGTGGTAGCCAATATTTCTAAAAGAAATGATATTTATGATCAGTTACATTCTGAACAAGA aGAAGTACATAAGTTGTATAACTTGCTATTATTGGAAATACAAAAGATTAAAAAGGAGACAGAGAAAGAGATGGAAACTAATGAACATTTAACATCTTTATCTTGTCGCATAGAAAACGACATTGGAATTATGTCGAGAACATTATCCAATTACAATGAAAAAATTATGGATATTGAATTGCAATTACTCAATATAACAAAAGTCAATGAGCAAACACAGCATGATTATAACGTCTTTCTTATA GAATATCAAAACTGTATGTCTGAAGAAGGACAAGCACATAAAAAATTTGAAGTTATTCTGGCGAAGAAGAATAATTTAGAAgacttaatatttaaaaaattagaacAAAAAGTTATATGCGACAAAACAACACAATATGTCaatgaattattattaaatgcaaaaaatgaAGTGTTAGAACATGAAATTTCGGTTGCACGTATTGAGAATATGTATGGAAATAATCTCTTGGAACTAGAAAAACTTAAAAATGTCATTGAAAACCAAAAGCTAGAATTACAGGAACTTTCACAGAAAGGTAATGGAAAAGAAAAAGAGATGGACGAATTACAGAAAGAAATACGAAAACATGAAACTGTAATCgaaagaaaacaaagaaaaattcTTGGAATAAATAAACTTATTGAAGAG aTTGTATCAACTACTGGTAGTGAAGAATTGAGTCCACAGGATTTAAAAATTATCACTttacaaaaaaatattcaaGAGCTCCTACAAAATAATCAAAAAGCACAACAATTTTGGATACGTCAACAAGGCTTTATGGTTTCATTGAGCCAACAAAGAGAAACTCAGATACAAGAATTAAATCTCCTTGCtaaagaaattatgatcatgggacaaaaaaattttaaattggaGTATGCTTTAGAAATGCTTACAAAGGAAGAAGTAAATATCAATAAAGTCATAGCTTCTCTTGAACAAAAGGTGTTACGTATGAATTCAGATTTAGTGCTACAAAAAGATCTAAAAGAAGAATTAGAAGACAAAAATTGTATAATGAAGAATGAATGTATTTTGTCTTTCCAAGAGCTTGAATTAAAACTTATAAAATTACAAAgcgatttaaaaaatttatctaCTGAAAAAGTAATGTTAAAAGAAGAATTAAAATCTATATTACAAGAAAGTTTATCGTGGGAAAAAAAG GTACAACTAATGCAAGaaacagtaaaaaaaataaaagaagatcGCGGTGGTGGTGGCATAGCATCGATGAAAGCGGAAATACATAAAATGGAAACGAGACTttcctatttaaaaaaaattcaagaaaaatTAATTCATGATATGGAACTTTGCGTGGTAAGAAGGAGTATTATAGTGGATAGAGTAATTGGTAAGAATAAAAAAAATCCGAAAGAACGTCACAATGCGAAAGTAGTAATACACAAGCGTTTATCTAATCAACGAGTCACAATTAAACAGCTCTTAAAG AGTATAAAACAAACTGATAATACTATAAAAAACTTAACAACTGAAATAAAAGATATACAACATCAATTATTCAAATGCAAGCAAGAtctacaaaatttaaaaaaacataTTTCTAGTTTAGAAGACGAAATTCAACAGTTGGAAATGCTGAAATATCAT AATTTACATACCTTAGTTCTTAAGCAAAGAAAAGTGAAACAACTAAATGATATAAAGAATGGTACTTATAAAATGATTTATAAAAATGAATCTTTAATCGAAGAAACTTTACAAATGGAACGTACTTATCGAGAATATTTAAGAGACGTAATGGAAAAAACTGATCATGACTTTCCAATGTTGCAAACGAATGTACGGAAAATACTATTAACGCtgaaaattctttaa
- the LOC143178871 gene encoding uncharacterized protein LOC143178871, which translates to MWKHFLQQLLILTSPPLKRSKTMQHKLLMNVALAFTTNISRPKNHRFHEDNLELSPNSKKDSKYKLVRDESTLKELRENRSITDENSKEDDEFVNPWNLSNKSDRIQFRVEGHDGPETYIFGFDTGHGKNRQFRLEERHRDGTVKGQYGYYDAKGKLRTVRYIAKPFEGYTERHHETNSRKLND; encoded by the exons ATGTGGAAACATTTTTTACAACAACTTTTAATACTTACTTCCCCTCCGTTAAAGAGAAGCAAAACAATGCAGCACAAA TTGTTAATGAATGTGGCCCTCGCGTTTACAACTAATATTTCGCGGCCCAAAAATCATCGATTTCATGAAGACAATTTGGAGTTATCGCCGAACAGTAAGAAAGATTCGAAGTACAAATTAGTAAGAGATGAATCGACATTGAAGGAATTAAGAGAAAATAGATCGATCACGGATGAGAATTCAAAGGAAGATGACGAATTTGTAAATCCTTGGAATTTATCAAATAAATCTGATAGAATTCAGTTTCGAGTTGAAGGCCACGATGGACCCGAAACTTACATTTTTGGATTTGATACGGGTCATGG AAAAAATCGACAATTCAGATTGGAAGAAAGGCATCGGGATGGTACTGTAAAAGGAcaatacggatattatgatgcgAAAGGGAAATTAAGGACAGTTCGATACATCGCTAAACCTTTTGAAGGATATACGGAGAGGCATCATGAAACCAATTCTCGGAAATTAAACGACTAA
- the LOC143178867 gene encoding 1-acyl-sn-glycerol-3-phosphate acyltransferase gamma produces the protein MGLLSVLKQSTVIHLMFAITFFTSGLIINFFQCILYFGLRPFSKYFYRKINYYLCYSFYCQLVFIAEWWSGSDILLHIDKGDFEKYYGKEHGYLLMNHTYEVDWLIGWILCERVGVLGNCKAYAKKSIQYIPTLGWAWKFAESIFLERNWDKDKSIIRSQIEELANYPDSIWLLLNAEGTRFTAKKLEASQKFAREKGLPVLKHHLTPRTKGFVASIPHMRGKIPAIYDVQLHFKPDDSVNPTITNLLLGKRILGYMFVQRIPLEDIPEDDEGAAEWLHKLYERKDRLAESFIQTGDFFATSGVPRTDCFYINRRYYTFLNTLFWAVAVLVPMLYYLINLFLSGSTIYFSIGVGIIFLFYLLMHKTIGMSEISKSSSYGADDKKSK, from the exons atggggCTGTTATCTGTATTGAAGCAATCCACTGTTATACATTTAATGTTTGCCATAACATTTTTCACATCAGGCTTGATAATCAATTTCTTCCAGTGCATTTTGTACTTTGGTCTTAGGccgttttcaaaatatttttatcggAAGATCAACTATTATCTCTGCTATTCCTTTTATTGTC agTTGGTATTTATAGCTGAATGGTGGTCTGGATCAGATATACTATTACACATAGATAAGGGAGACTTTGAAAAATATTATGGAAAAGAACATGGGTATTTATTAATGAATCATACCTATGAAGTAGATTGGCTTATTGGATGGATTCTTTGTGAACGAGTTGGAGTACTTGGT AATTGCAAAGCATATGCAAAGAAGTCTATACAATACATTCCAACATTAGGTTGGGCATGGAAATTTGCTGAAAGTATATTTTTGGAAAGAAATTGGGACAAGGATAAATCCATTATTAGATCTCAAATCGAAGAACTTGCAAATTATCCAGACAGTATATGG TTACTTTTGAACGCTGAAGGAACACGTTTCACAGCAAAAAAATTAGAGGCCAGTCAGAAGTTTGCTCGAGAAAAGGGTCTTCCAGTATTAAAGCATCATTTAACGCCGCGCACAAAGGGTTTTGTCGCAAGCATACCGCACATGCGAGGTAAAATTCCCGCAATTTATGACGTACAATTACATTTTAAGCCGGATGATTCGGTAAACCCAACAATAACGAACTTATTATTGGGAAAACGAATCCTGGGATACATGTTTGTACAGAGGATTCCATTAGAGGATATACCAGAAGATGATGAAGGTGCTGCAGAGTGGCTGCACAAACTTTATGAAAGAAAG GATCGTTTGGCAGAGAGTTTTATCCAAACGGGCGATTTCTTTGCGACCAGTGGTGTACCTAGGACAGACTGTTTTTACATAAATAGAAGATATTATACTTTTTTAAATACTCTTTTCTGGGCAGTGGCAGTTTTAGTACCAATgctttattatttgattaatCTTTTCTTGTCTGGGTCGACCATTTACTTCTCCATAGGCGTGGGTATCATCTTCTTAT TTTATCTACTAATGCACAAAACGATAGGAATGTCCGAAATAAGTAAGAGCTCCTCCTATGGAGCTGATGATAAAAAGTCTAAATAA
- the Obp59a gene encoding odorant-binding protein 59a isoform X2, producing the protein MSSNNDNSENDSNSEENVYTKSFFYQNRGRSSYSQSMNNQRNSDKNDAKTYSSDRSTNENFRDFDDTKRTHRTNERNSWFSRDSHNERSNFDNGDSRSNNTTDREQNCIIQCFFDELNIVDHRGFPERDLVISVMSQNIQDSELKDFVEESIIECYRYLVSNKRNKCEFSQNLLTCLAEKGQKECDDWED; encoded by the exons ATGTCTTCGAACAACGATAATTCAGAAAATGACTCCAATTCTGAGGAGAATGTATATACGAAAAGCTTTTTTTATCAAAATCGCGGTAGATCTTCTTACAGTCAATCTATGAATAATCAAAG GAATTCTGACAAGAACGATGCAAAAACCTATTCATCTGATCGCTCAACAAATGAAAACTTCAGAGATTTCGATGATACAAAACGGACCCACAGAACCAATGAACGAAATTCATGGTTTTCACGAGATTCACATAACGAAAGAAGCAACTTCGATAACGGAGACTCACGTTCTAATAATACTACTGATCGAGAGCAAAAT TGCATTATACAGTGCTTCTTTGACGAACTGAATATT GTCGATCACAGAGGATTTCCAGAACGAGATTTAGTAATTTCAGTGATGAGCCAAAATAttcaagattcagaattgaaagatTTTGTTGAAGAATCAATTATAGAATGTTATCGTTATCTCGTATCAAACAAGAGGAACAAATGTGAATTCTCTCAAAATCTTCTAACATGTTTAGCTGAAAAGGGACAGAAA GAATGTGACGACTGGGAAGATTAA
- the LOC143179420 gene encoding uncharacterized protein LOC143179420: MSILKSKGCLFLASSLCDGLEDNNIKQVTTLLLNKEANPNTLIPTYGVTPFHLVIGNDSEAFAEEVTKLFLRHGGNPNVRSADGLTPVHVAAAWGRVTVLELLLANGGDPLCLDDEGRSPFHYAFDGKYYKAIVVLGKYCENITKEDTLTKHKMTFDKLLINNGDILAEYAVLKKFDTTTENLLSENKFEENKENRFSTLQLQDKYPFDFSDSSLNSDDQSAINAAELRIQEEIDKEKCLVSEIINKLSSSLNCNSKDQGISNNYRQSKENQYNISPSSLLNIDDSMACDMMNKFSLKTRSRRHATTPRYRRKIFGHNKIPSSPVYNPNDSIVSKSPNCLIRQSVETEQRYLSPKVSNRETKFKSFTPCMTRNDIFRSEEFNVGPEMAKSTPRRRRRICRQYSSSRKFRKNNELTSSENTSPDSTNSLSPDRSCPRKLDYRNLAIKLHENKYDDDVPTNSNLNENNKYTLTKNLIESLNNNIKDLNIRKVDSIEKNEDLKRENILHEKVFEESRNNNTLNTFKENFNTLFSSFKSESHISVQEEYKYEDSDEGIAFLERRIYTLPPYKPAKDCTSATKMWPQSLNLSVDNGLTNEVIRRMLINLGENPGPITSTTRQLYLKRLIKLKNETCASPLFKTIRSETFSETDDYDLEVKPLLVYDDWVNQLERYKIIEKNTFKEFAIVDPSRRWREGINKTSFNYLLLDPRITKDLPSYAESLPKSKIWARFLSAIFYVGKGTRNRPLSHLKDAFDAWVSNQRPENTKVKHILNIWNTGYGIVCLCIFQNTIPVEAYTREAAMIEALGLQNLKNCKSGDYYGIAATWSRKEKCNFGRYLLHQAMQIFLFEGERQIFPQNV, from the exons ATGTCGATTCTAAAATCGAAAGGTTGCCTCTTTCTAGCTTCTTCTTTATGCGATGGTTTAGAAGATAATAACATAAA ACAAGTGACAACTCTACTTTTAAATAAAGAAGCAAATCCTAATACATTGATTCCTACATATGGTGTGACACCATTTCATTTAGTAATAGGTAATGACTCTGAAGCATTTGCAGAAGAAGTAACTAAATTATTTTTACGTCATGGAGGAAATCCAAATGTTAG ATCAGCAGATGGATTGACTCCAGTACATGTAGCAGCAGCATGGGGAAGAGTTACAGTGCTAGAATTGCTCTTAGCAAATGGTGGAGATCCTCTTTGCTTGGATGACGAAGGTCGTAGTCCCTTTCATTATGCATTTGATGGAAAGTATTATAAAGCAATTGTGGTACttggcaaatattgtgaaaatatCACGAAGGAAGACACATTGACCAAGCATAAAATGACCTTTG ATAAACTTTTAATCAACAATGGAGATATATTAGCAGAATATGCTGTCCTAAAAAAATTTGACACAACAACAGAAAATTTATTAAGTGAAAACAAATTTgaagaaaacaaagaaaacaGATTTTCTACTCTTCAGCTTCAGGACAAATACCCTTTCGATTTCAGTGATAGCAGTTTAAACAGTGACGACCAATCTGCTATAAATGCAGcagaacttagaattcaggaagAAATAGACAAAGAAAAATGTCTTGTCAGTGAAATTATTAATAAGCTCTCAAGCTCCTTAAACTGTAATTCTAAAGATCAAGGAATTAGTAATAACTATAGGCAGTCGAAAGAaaatcaatacaatataagcccaTCATCTTTGTTAAATATAGATGATAGCATGGCTTGTGATATGatgaataaattttcattaaaaaccAGGAGTAGAAGACATGCTACTACTCCACGATATAGGCGTAAAATTTTTGGCCATAATAAAATTCCATCAAGTCCTGTGTATAATCCCAATGATTCTATTGTAAGTAAGTCGCCAAATTGTTTAATAAGACAGTCAGTAGAAACAGAACAGAGATATTTATCTCCAAAAGTATCTAACAGAGAAACAAAATTTAAATCTTTCACGCCTTGTATGACAAGAAACGATATATTTCGATCAGAAGAATTTAATGTAGGACCAGAAATGGCAAAATCCACTCCGAGAAGAAGGAGACGAATTTGTAGACAATATTCATCTTCCAGAAAGTTTAGAAAAAATAATGAACTTACATCATCAGAAAACACAAGCCCAGATTCAACAAATTCCTTATCACCAGATCGTAGTTGTCCAAGAAAATTAGATTACAGAAATTTAGCAATAAAATTACATGAAAATAAGTATGACGACGACGTACCAACGAATTCAAATTTAAACGAGAATAACAAGTACACATTAACGAAAAATTTAATAGAAAGTCTTAACAATAATATAAAGGATCTAAACATAAGGAAAGTAGATTCTATAGAAAAAAATGAAGATCTAAAACGAGAAAACATTTTACACGAGAAAGTGTTTGAAGAATCAAGAAATAATAATACCTTAAATACTTTCAAAGAAAATTTTAACACGCTGTTTTCAAG TTTCAAATCAGAATCTCACATCAGTGTACAAGAAGAATATAAATATGAAGATTCAGATGAAGGGATAGCTTTCTTAGAACGTAGAATCTATACATTGCCACCCTA CAAACCTGCAAAAGACTGTACTTCAGCTACTAAAATGT ggCCCCAATCATTAAATTTGTCAGTAGATAATGGCCTGACAAATGAAGTAATCCGACGAATGTTAATAAATCTAGGTGAAAATCCTGGTCCAATAACCAGCACAACGAGGCAATTATATTTGAAACGgcttataaaattaaaaaatgaaacgtGTGCGTCACCGTTATTTAAAACTATTCGTTCTGAAACCTTCTCTGAAACAGATGATTATGATCTTGAAGTAAAACCTCTTCTAGTTTATGATGATTGGGTAAATCAATtagaaagatacaaaataattgaaaagaaTACTTTTAAAGAGTTTGCAATAGTGGATCCCTCTAGAAGATGGAGAGAAGGCATAAATAAAACCAGTTTTAATTATTTACTCTTGGATCCACGTATAACCAAAGATTTACCCTCTTATGCAGAAAGTTTACCAAAATCAAAAATTTGGGCTAGATTTCTTTCTGCTATATTTTATGTAGGAAAGGGGACACGTAATAGACCACTTTCACATCTTAAAGATGCTTTTGACGCATGGGTTTCAAATCAAAGACCTGAGAATACAAAAGTTAAACATATTTTAAACATTTGGAATACAGGATATGGAATTGTGTGCCtttgtatttttcaaaataCCATTCCAGTTGAGGCCTATACACGTGAAGCTGCTATGATTGAAGCTTTAGGACtacagaatttaaaaaattgcaaaaGTGGAGATTATTATGGTATAGCAGCAACATGGAGCAGGAAAGAAAAGTGTAATTTTGGAAGATATCTGTTACATCAAGCTATGCAGATTTTTTTATTTGAAGGTGAAAGACAAATATTTCCTCAAAATGTGTAG
- the LOC143179422 gene encoding facilitated trehalose transporter Tret1, with amino-acid sequence MNDKSIGISQQTLVSNTEDQVVPAKRFPQYCASLASTLGALAAGLTLGWTSSAGSDGKDLASEYGINISPDEFSWIGSLTTIGSAVICVPIGFFADLVGRKTTMLFMVVPFTIGWLLLIFANSVLLFYLGRFITGISGGGFCIAAPMYTAEIAEKEIRGTLGSYFQLLLCVGIFLSYIVGGFGHMKVLSIVSAIVPLVFFAIFVFMPETPIYYLQKGNEDAARKSLIKLRGAHYNVDSELQSLKAGLEESSQKNVSCLTMFKSKATIRAYIISYGLMIFQQLSGVNTVVFYASDIFEKAGSTLESKYSAIIVGAIQIIAVLASSLLVDRLGRRILLLLSIIFLFLATFVLGVYFYLQQIKEDVSAISWIPLLAVCVFICLFNFGFGPLPWMMLGEIFAPEVKGVAASSAGVLNWILAFLVTKFYTNLKDAMNISGTFWLYSVICAIGIFFVYFIVPETKGKSLEQIQRELDS; translated from the coding sequence ATGAATGACAAGAGCATTGGAATTTCACAACAAACTTTGGTTTCCAATACTGAGGATCAAGTTGTACCAGCTAAGAGATTTCCTCAATATTGTGCAAGTTTAGCATCAACTCTTGGAGCATTAGCAGCTGGTTTAACATTAGGATGGACTTCTTCTGCTGGCTCTGATGGAAAAGACTTGGCATCAGAATATGGTATAAATATAAGTCCAGATGAATTTTCATGGATTGGATCACTTACTACAATTGGTTCAGCTGTAATATGTGTACCTATTGGATTTTTTGCTGATTTAGTGGGAAGAAAAACTACTATGCTCTTTATGGTGGTGCCTTTTACTATAGGTTGGCTACTGCTTATTTTTGCCAATTCTGTACTCTTGTTTTATCTTGGTAGATTCATTACTGGTATTAGCGGTGGAGGTTTCTGTATAGCTGCGCCAATGTATACAGCAGAAATAGCTGAAAAAGAAATTCGGGGAACTCTTGGATCTTATTTTCAATTACTTCTTTGTGTAGGCATTTTCTTATCATACATTGTGGGAGGTTTTGGGCATATGAAAGTATTATCTATTGTATCTGCTATCGTACCACTTGTCTTTTTTGcgatttttgtatttatgcCAGAAACACCAATTTATTATTTACAAAAAGGAAATGAAGATGCAGCCAGAAAAAGTTTAATTAAGTTGCGTGGTGCTCACTATAATGTAGATAGTGAATTACAAAGTCTAAAAGCAGGACTAGAAGAATCAAGTCAGAAAAATGTTTCTTGTTTAACCATGTTCAAGAGTAAGGCAACTATAAGAGCTTACATAATTTCTTATGGTCTTATGATTTTTCAACAATTAAGTGGCGTGAATACTGTTGTGTTCTATGCTAGTGACATTTTCGAAAAAGCCGGTAGTACTCTAGAATCTAAATACTCTGCTATTATTGTAGGTGCAATACAAATAATCGCTGTTCTTGCAAGTTCACTACTTGTAGACCGCTTAGGTAGaagaatattgttattattatctaTAATATTTTTGTTCCTAGCAACTTTTGTTCTTGGAGTTTACTTTTATCTTCAACAAATTAAGGAAGATGTTAGTGCAATTTCATGGATACCTTTACTAGCTGTATGTGTATTTATATGCTTATTTAATTTTGGTTTTGGTCCTCTTCCATGGATGATGTTGGGTGAAATTTTTGCTCCTGAGGTGAAAGGAGTAGCTGCAAGTAGTGCTGGTGTTTTAAATTGGATACTGGCATTTCTTGTTACTAAATTTTATACTAATTTAAAAGACGCAATGAATATTAGTGGTACCTTCTGGTTATATTCTGTAATCTGTGCTATTGGCATCTTCTTTGTATACTTTATAGTGCCTGAAACAAAAGGTAAATCTTTAGAACAAATTCAAAGAGAATTAGACTCATAA